One Eubalaena glacialis isolate mEubGla1 chromosome 11, mEubGla1.1.hap2.+ XY, whole genome shotgun sequence DNA segment encodes these proteins:
- the TAPBPL gene encoding tapasin-related protein isoform X2: MGSEGWCLLVCLALSGAADAERQWRPVDVILDCFLMGEGGHRGGFASSENMVKALLVLKQMPVPDDGSLEGLTDFQGGTLAKDDPLITFEASVNLIQIPQAEALLHADCSGKEVTCEISRYFLQARPKATVETAAWFITNVLVSGEGPSISMVMKTLGDAENGAVLHPMLKLPLSPQGTVRTEVEFQVTTQTPSLNLLLGSSASLDCGFSVAPGLGITSVEWRLQHKGSGQLVYCWTTRRGQAKREGATLEPQQLLMAGDASLTLPSLTLKDEGAYICQITTSLYRAQQIIQLNVQAAPKVLLSLASEALPPTLICSVTGYYPLDVTVAWIREELGGAPAPVSGASFSSLRQSMAGTYSISSSLTAEPGSVGATYTCQVTHVSLEEPLGANTWVAPPEQRTAFGVLFASSLFLLALLFLGLQRRQATSPRPARTPRHSG; this comes from the exons ATGGGCTCCGAGGGGTGGTGCTTGCTGGTCTGCTTGGCTCTCTCCGGGGCAGCAGACGCCG AAAGGCAGTGGCGGCCAGTGGACGTGATCTTGGACTGCTTCCTGATGGGGGAGGGTGGGCACCGTGGAGGTTTCGCCAGCAGTGAGAACATGGTGAAGGCCTTGTTGGTGCTGAAGCAGATGCCAGTGCCGGACGACGGCTCCCTGGAAGGCCTCACGGATTTCCAAGGGGGCACACTGGCCAAGGACGACCCACTCATTACCTTCGAGGCCTCAG TGAACCTGATACAGATTCCCCAGGCCGAGGCCTTGCTCCATGCTGACTGCAGCGGGAAAGAGGTGACCTGTGAGATCTCCCGCTATTTTCTCCAGGCCAGGCCAAAGGCCACGGTGGAGACGGCAGCCTGGTTCATCACCAACGTGCTAGTGTCTGGAGAGGGACCTAGTATCTCCATGGTGATGAAGACTCTTGGGGATGCTGAGAATGGGGCTGTCTTGCATCCCATGCTGAAACTGCCCCTGAGCCCCCAGGGGACTGTGCGGACTGAag TGGAGTTCCAGGTGACAACACAGACCCCATCCCTGAATCTCCTGCTGGGGTCCTCAGCCTCCCTGGACTGTGGCTTCTCCGTGGCACCAGGCTTGGGCATCACCAGCGTGGAGTGGCGGCTGCAGCATAAGGGCAGTGGCCAGCTGGTGTACTGCTGGACCACGAGGCGGGGGCAGGCCAAGCGGGAGGGCGCCACCCTGGAGCCTCAGCAGCTGCTCATGGCTGGGGACGCCTCGCTCACCCTACCCAGCCTCACTCTGAAGGATGAGGGGGCCTACATCTGCCAGATCACAACCTCCCTCTACCGAGCTCAACAGATCATCCAGCTCAACGTCCAAG CTGCCCCCAAAGTACTACTGAGCTTGGCGAGCGAAGCTCTGCCACCCACCCTCATCTGCAGCGTCACTGGCTATTACCCTCTGGATGTGACTGTGGCGTGGATCCGGGAGGAGCTGGGTGGAGCCCCGGCCCCAGTCTCTGGCGCCTCCTTCTCCAGCCTCCGGCAGAGCATGGCAGGCACCTACAGCATCTCCTCCTCCCTGACGGCAGAGCCTGGCTCTGTGGGTGCCACTTACACCTGCCAAGTCACCCACGTCTCCCTGGAGGAGCCCCTGGGGGCCAACACCTGGGTTGCCCCACCAG
- the CD27 gene encoding CD27 antigen isoform X2: MARPPPCWLWVLGTLAGLSVTPASKSCPEKHYLAQGERCCQMCEPGTFLVKECDQHEKATQCDPCTPGVSFSPDHHTRPHCESCRHCTSEIPEARTGRHIRTLADSRWLPAPTLSTHWSPQRSLCSADCIRIFVLLSGMFLAFTIVGALFLHQQRKYRLNTRESPVAPAEPCPYSCPREEEGSAIPIQEDYRKPEPASYP; encoded by the exons ATGGCCCGGCCACCTCCCTGCTGGCTGTGGGTTCTGGGGACCCTGGCAGGGCTCTCAGTGACCCCAGCCTCCAAGAGCTGTCCGGAAAAGCATTACCTGGCTCAAGGAGAACGGTGCTGCCAGATGTGTGAGCCAG GAACGTTCCTGGTGAAAGAGTGTGACCAGCATGAAAAGGCTACTCAGTGTGATCCGTGTACACCGGGGGTCTCCTTCTCGCCAGACCACCACACCCGGCCCCACTGTGAGAGCTGCCGGCACTGTACCTCTG aGATACCAGAGGCCAGGACAGGCCGGCATATTCGGACTCTGGCTGATTCCAGGTGGCTGCCTGCCCCAACTCTCTCTACCCACTGGTCAC CCCAAAGGTCCCTGTGCAGCGCGGATTGCATCCGCATCTTCGTGCTCCTCTCTGGAATGTTTCTTGCTTTCACCATAGTCGGAGCCCTGTTCCTTCATcaacaaagaaaatatagattGA ACACGAGAGAAAGTCCAGTGGCGCCTGCAGAGCCTTGTCcttacagctgccccagggagGAAGAGGGCAGTGCCATCCCCATTCAGGAGGATTACCGAAAACCAGAGCCCGCTTCCTACCCCTGA
- the CD27 gene encoding CD27 antigen isoform X1, whose protein sequence is MARPPPCWLWVLGTLAGLSVTPASKSCPEKHYLAQGERCCQMCEPGTFLVKECDQHEKATQCDPCTPGVSFSPDHHTRPHCESCRHCTSGLLIRNCSLTANSECACPEGWQCRDKECTECVGPAQAPDPHPQPSHSPYAEEIPEARTGRHIRTLADSRWLPAPTLSTHWSPQRSLCSADCIRIFVLLSGMFLAFTIVGALFLHQQRKYRLNTRESPVAPAEPCPYSCPREEEGSAIPIQEDYRKPEPASYP, encoded by the exons ATGGCCCGGCCACCTCCCTGCTGGCTGTGGGTTCTGGGGACCCTGGCAGGGCTCTCAGTGACCCCAGCCTCCAAGAGCTGTCCGGAAAAGCATTACCTGGCTCAAGGAGAACGGTGCTGCCAGATGTGTGAGCCAG GAACGTTCCTGGTGAAAGAGTGTGACCAGCATGAAAAGGCTACTCAGTGTGATCCGTGTACACCGGGGGTCTCCTTCTCGCCAGACCACCACACCCGGCCCCACTGTGAGAGCTGCCGGCACTGTACCTCTG GTCTTCTCATTCGAAACTGCTCCCTCACTGCCAACTCGGAGTGTGCCTGCCCCGAGGGCTGGCAGTGCAGGGACAAGGAGTGTACAGAGTGTGTTGGTCCAGCCCAGGCCCCAGACCCGCACCCACAACCCTCCCACTCACCTTATGCTGAAG aGATACCAGAGGCCAGGACAGGCCGGCATATTCGGACTCTGGCTGATTCCAGGTGGCTGCCTGCCCCAACTCTCTCTACCCACTGGTCAC CCCAAAGGTCCCTGTGCAGCGCGGATTGCATCCGCATCTTCGTGCTCCTCTCTGGAATGTTTCTTGCTTTCACCATAGTCGGAGCCCTGTTCCTTCATcaacaaagaaaatatagattGA ACACGAGAGAAAGTCCAGTGGCGCCTGCAGAGCCTTGTCcttacagctgccccagggagGAAGAGGGCAGTGCCATCCCCATTCAGGAGGATTACCGAAAACCAGAGCCCGCTTCCTACCCCTGA
- the TAPBPL gene encoding tapasin-related protein isoform X1, translating into MGSEGWCLLVCLALSGAADAVERQWRPVDVILDCFLMGEGGHRGGFASSENMVKALLVLKQMPVPDDGSLEGLTDFQGGTLAKDDPLITFEASVNLIQIPQAEALLHADCSGKEVTCEISRYFLQARPKATVETAAWFITNVLVSGEGPSISMVMKTLGDAENGAVLHPMLKLPLSPQGTVRTEVEFQVTTQTPSLNLLLGSSASLDCGFSVAPGLGITSVEWRLQHKGSGQLVYCWTTRRGQAKREGATLEPQQLLMAGDASLTLPSLTLKDEGAYICQITTSLYRAQQIIQLNVQAAPKVLLSLASEALPPTLICSVTGYYPLDVTVAWIREELGGAPAPVSGASFSSLRQSMAGTYSISSSLTAEPGSVGATYTCQVTHVSLEEPLGANTWVAPPEQRTAFGVLFASSLFLLALLFLGLQRRQATSPRPARTPRHSG; encoded by the exons ATGGGCTCCGAGGGGTGGTGCTTGCTGGTCTGCTTGGCTCTCTCCGGGGCAGCAGACGCCG TAGAAAGGCAGTGGCGGCCAGTGGACGTGATCTTGGACTGCTTCCTGATGGGGGAGGGTGGGCACCGTGGAGGTTTCGCCAGCAGTGAGAACATGGTGAAGGCCTTGTTGGTGCTGAAGCAGATGCCAGTGCCGGACGACGGCTCCCTGGAAGGCCTCACGGATTTCCAAGGGGGCACACTGGCCAAGGACGACCCACTCATTACCTTCGAGGCCTCAG TGAACCTGATACAGATTCCCCAGGCCGAGGCCTTGCTCCATGCTGACTGCAGCGGGAAAGAGGTGACCTGTGAGATCTCCCGCTATTTTCTCCAGGCCAGGCCAAAGGCCACGGTGGAGACGGCAGCCTGGTTCATCACCAACGTGCTAGTGTCTGGAGAGGGACCTAGTATCTCCATGGTGATGAAGACTCTTGGGGATGCTGAGAATGGGGCTGTCTTGCATCCCATGCTGAAACTGCCCCTGAGCCCCCAGGGGACTGTGCGGACTGAag TGGAGTTCCAGGTGACAACACAGACCCCATCCCTGAATCTCCTGCTGGGGTCCTCAGCCTCCCTGGACTGTGGCTTCTCCGTGGCACCAGGCTTGGGCATCACCAGCGTGGAGTGGCGGCTGCAGCATAAGGGCAGTGGCCAGCTGGTGTACTGCTGGACCACGAGGCGGGGGCAGGCCAAGCGGGAGGGCGCCACCCTGGAGCCTCAGCAGCTGCTCATGGCTGGGGACGCCTCGCTCACCCTACCCAGCCTCACTCTGAAGGATGAGGGGGCCTACATCTGCCAGATCACAACCTCCCTCTACCGAGCTCAACAGATCATCCAGCTCAACGTCCAAG CTGCCCCCAAAGTACTACTGAGCTTGGCGAGCGAAGCTCTGCCACCCACCCTCATCTGCAGCGTCACTGGCTATTACCCTCTGGATGTGACTGTGGCGTGGATCCGGGAGGAGCTGGGTGGAGCCCCGGCCCCAGTCTCTGGCGCCTCCTTCTCCAGCCTCCGGCAGAGCATGGCAGGCACCTACAGCATCTCCTCCTCCCTGACGGCAGAGCCTGGCTCTGTGGGTGCCACTTACACCTGCCAAGTCACCCACGTCTCCCTGGAGGAGCCCCTGGGGGCCAACACCTGGGTTGCCCCACCAG